The following are encoded in a window of Ignicoccus islandicus DSM 13165 genomic DNA:
- the sfsA gene encoding DNA/RNA nuclease SfsA — protein MPLWVPSLKSRRGNEFVSLFRVDVIKCSILRKLNRFVVEVKVGNDIKLAHNSNTGRLLDLIWEGNECFCSLNGGRRTHCKLVAARVFMDSFAVLDTRIQEIAFKEALERGLLPWLRGYKVIKRAPKFGSSVFDFQLVSNEGKIGIVELKSADLKGEYEEGMWPDCPTQRGVKQIKDLISLRGYDKYLVFVVGFDGACCFRPFEDGHPGITDLILEAMKSGVNVKAIGLGLDEVTNYVYLYDSNLPLKLM, from the coding sequence ATGCCTCTTTGGGTACCATCGCTTAAATCGCGACGTGGGAACGAGTTCGTTTCGTTATTTAGGGTAGATGTTATTAAATGTTCTATTTTGAGAAAATTGAATCGTTTCGTTGTTGAAGTGAAAGTTGGTAACGATATCAAATTAGCTCACAACTCCAATACGGGAAGGCTTCTGGACCTAATATGGGAAGGAAACGAATGCTTCTGTTCGCTTAACGGAGGGAGGAGGACGCATTGTAAGTTAGTGGCAGCTAGGGTCTTCATGGATTCCTTTGCAGTTTTAGATACGAGAATCCAAGAGATAGCTTTCAAAGAGGCACTGGAAAGAGGTTTGCTCCCATGGCTGAGGGGATATAAGGTGATAAAGAGGGCTCCTAAGTTTGGTTCATCTGTTTTCGATTTCCAATTAGTTTCCAACGAAGGGAAGATAGGTATAGTGGAGTTAAAGAGCGCAGATCTCAAAGGGGAGTATGAAGAAGGTATGTGGCCAGATTGTCCCACGCAAAGGGGCGTGAAGCAAATTAAAGATCTGATTAGTCTCAGAGGTTACGATAAGTACTTGGTTTTCGTTGTGGGGTTCGATGGAGCGTGTTGTTTCAGACCGTTCGAAGACGGACATCCTGGTATTACGGACTTGATACTAGAAGCCATGAAATCTGGGGTGAACGTTAAGGCAATAGGATTAGGTCTAGATGAAGTAACGAATTACGTTTACCTCTATGACAGTAATCTCCCATTAAAGCTGATGTAG
- a CDS encoding 4Fe-4S dicluster domain-containing protein, whose amino-acid sequence MKVLELSKSDKFNEIPRVSADDLENTLKRESVIVIGKLEEVMNFAKKLDLNKYVERLFICPEDLCPEEELLKVAKEADKWIYTYSIKFGELPKGKVSRKDVIKSIVSISTKKELVKLPIVNEGALCLSPYCTKCKDVCKWEAIRLRDNYVSIDPDKCVSCGDCVAVCPQRVLSMPGFDDRALGRLENVKKIWLLEPSEIFPEAFSKESLVLFWNPRDELVKILRSLGFEVCYGGECYEELPEKLSNCKFVQLIDDQHVKRLRIRGWPGSYKVKIDEKLCTFCLQCVNVCPTHALEHVFLDPVRKSIQFYPSNCIGCEACVNACPPNKGIIEMGIDTIRVIELEEANESECNSETLVTEGGKEFQCFLCGKPIDVSPSSFIELYNTLKTLSTIAMDSIDLETLYSALLPLLQTIACNECSDKLAMVINEKAKKAILRLALLYLSCIYRRKRLIPGDPLEIEDLVEKLGLSTINDPCYEWERRIELFKVDDLIT is encoded by the coding sequence ATGAAAGTACTGGAGCTTTCTAAGTCAGACAAGTTTAATGAAATTCCTAGGGTATCGGCGGACGATCTAGAAAACACCTTGAAGAGGGAAAGCGTTATAGTAATTGGGAAACTCGAGGAAGTAATGAATTTCGCGAAGAAGCTAGATCTCAACAAATACGTTGAGAGACTTTTCATATGCCCAGAAGATCTCTGTCCTGAGGAAGAATTACTTAAGGTGGCCAAAGAAGCAGACAAGTGGATCTATACTTACTCCATAAAATTCGGTGAACTGCCTAAAGGTAAGGTGTCGAGGAAAGACGTCATCAAATCAATAGTCTCAATTTCGACTAAGAAGGAATTAGTGAAACTTCCAATAGTAAATGAAGGGGCGCTTTGTCTCTCACCCTATTGTACTAAATGCAAAGACGTGTGTAAATGGGAAGCCATAAGGTTGAGGGATAACTACGTTTCGATTGATCCCGATAAATGCGTTTCGTGTGGTGATTGCGTTGCCGTATGTCCTCAAAGGGTTCTTTCCATGCCCGGTTTCGATGACAGGGCACTAGGTCGTTTAGAAAACGTCAAGAAGATATGGTTGTTGGAGCCAAGTGAAATCTTCCCGGAAGCGTTTTCGAAAGAGAGTCTAGTTCTCTTTTGGAACCCCCGAGATGAGTTAGTGAAAATACTCCGATCCCTCGGTTTCGAGGTATGCTACGGAGGCGAATGTTACGAAGAGTTACCGGAAAAGCTTTCCAATTGCAAGTTCGTTCAATTGATCGATGATCAGCACGTAAAGAGACTTCGGATTAGAGGCTGGCCCGGTTCTTATAAGGTTAAGATAGATGAGAAGCTTTGCACCTTCTGTTTGCAGTGCGTAAACGTTTGCCCAACTCATGCTCTCGAACACGTTTTCTTGGATCCAGTTAGGAAATCTATACAGTTTTACCCCTCTAATTGCATAGGTTGCGAGGCATGCGTTAATGCATGTCCTCCTAACAAAGGAATAATTGAGATGGGAATTGATACAATAAGAGTCATTGAACTCGAGGAGGCGAACGAGAGCGAATGTAACTCAGAGACCTTGGTTACTGAAGGGGGGAAGGAATTCCAATGCTTCCTTTGCGGGAAACCGATCGACGTATCTCCTAGCTCGTTCATAGAGCTCTACAATACTCTCAAGACCCTCTCTACAATTGCAATGGATTCGATAGACTTGGAGACCTTATATTCAGCGCTGCTGCCCTTGTTGCAGACAATAGCATGTAATGAATGCTCAGATAAGTTAGCTATGGTAATTAATGAGAAGGCGAAGAAGGCTATACTTAGGTTGGCCTTACTCTACCTATCCTGTATATACCGGAGAAAGAGGCTGATACCGGGAGACCCCCTCGAAATCGAAGACTTGGTTGAGAAGCTGGGTCTGAGCACCATTAATGATCCTTGTTACGAGTGGGAACGAAGAATAGAGCTATTTAAAGTCGACGATTTGATAACTTGA
- a CDS encoding PLP-dependent cysteine synthase family protein → MPIVWIGRAIGHTPSVLLRKLVNDENKVMVKLEFMNPSGSIKDRPALFMIKKAEEEGLLKEGSTIVEPSSGNTAISLAMLAAARGYKMVAVVPKTTSSNKIKMLKALGARVIFSESGVPLGHPEHHYTKAVRLAKENGWVMLDQYRNEANVRAHYETTGPELHAQAIQLMGGLDAFVAGVGTGGTILGIGKYLKEVKEDVRVIAVVPSNTLISKFLGLNGDRTFHSIEGLTAMPVSSLLRKYRHLIDEVIEISDNEALETMKFLASREGIMGGLSCGANVAASLKLAREGIRVATVCPDGLIRYLDRLEL, encoded by the coding sequence ATGCCTATTGTGTGGATAGGCAGAGCAATTGGTCACACGCCTTCGGTCCTCTTAAGGAAGCTGGTTAACGATGAGAATAAAGTCATGGTCAAACTTGAGTTCATGAATCCTAGTGGTAGTATAAAGGACAGACCTGCCTTATTTATGATAAAAAAGGCTGAAGAAGAAGGATTGCTCAAGGAAGGCTCTACGATAGTTGAACCTTCTTCAGGAAACACGGCGATTTCATTGGCAATGTTAGCGGCCGCCCGAGGATACAAAATGGTTGCTGTCGTCCCCAAAACCACCAGTTCCAATAAAATAAAGATGCTGAAGGCCTTAGGTGCTCGAGTAATTTTCTCTGAAAGCGGAGTCCCTTTAGGTCATCCAGAGCATCACTACACTAAGGCCGTGAGACTCGCAAAGGAGAACGGTTGGGTAATGCTTGATCAATACAGAAACGAGGCTAACGTCAGGGCACACTACGAAACGACGGGCCCTGAATTACATGCCCAAGCAATTCAGCTAATGGGAGGGCTAGACGCTTTCGTGGCCGGTGTAGGCACGGGCGGTACAATTCTAGGCATTGGAAAGTACTTGAAGGAAGTGAAGGAAGACGTGAGAGTTATTGCCGTGGTACCTAGCAATACGCTAATTTCCAAATTCTTAGGACTCAATGGAGACAGAACCTTCCATTCGATAGAAGGCTTGACTGCTATGCCCGTTAGTTCTCTTCTAAGAAAATATAGGCACTTAATTGATGAAGTGATTGAAATATCCGACAACGAAGCTTTGGAGACAATGAAATTCTTGGCCTCAAGGGAAGGTATTATGGGAGGATTGAGTTGCGGAGCTAACGTGGCTGCGTCGCTCAAGCTTGCTAGAGAAGGAATTAGAGTTGCAACCGTCTGTCCGGATGGATTGATTAGGTACCTTGATAGATTGGAGCTATAA
- a CDS encoding thiolase family protein produces MSDVYVVSAVRTPIGKFLGAFSNVPAPDLAAIAVKEAIRRAGIEPKDVNYYTMGNVIGAAVGQNPARRTALLAGIPHHIDGFTINMVCSSGMMSVIDAVRAIKLGEARIALAGGMENMTRAPLCLPQEARTGMKHLIGRQANLIDTMVLDGLTDAWNWRIMGEEADATAKKYGAKREELDEIAFNSHMRAAKATDDGIFKNEIVPVEVKTRKGVVVVDKDEGIRRDTSIEKLSKLPPAFTPDGVHTAGNSSQLSDGAAALILAPEKVVNEYGLKPLARILGYDIVGLKPEDFVEAPVPGIRRISEKLGVKPDDWDLYEVNEAFAISLWLPHHLLGIPYERMNVHGGAIALGHPLGASGARIIVTLINALKTHGQNRGVATLCHGTGGGTTIALELV; encoded by the coding sequence GTGAGCGACGTTTACGTGGTCTCAGCTGTCAGGACGCCTATAGGTAAGTTCTTGGGTGCCTTTTCAAACGTTCCTGCGCCAGACCTAGCGGCGATAGCAGTTAAGGAAGCCATTAGGAGAGCTGGTATAGAACCTAAGGACGTCAATTATTATACAATGGGTAATGTTATAGGCGCAGCTGTAGGTCAGAACCCAGCTAGACGCACCGCGCTCTTAGCCGGTATACCTCACCATATTGATGGCTTCACCATCAACATGGTTTGCTCCTCCGGCATGATGTCTGTAATAGATGCCGTTAGGGCGATCAAGCTCGGAGAAGCGAGGATAGCTTTGGCAGGCGGAATGGAAAACATGACTAGGGCCCCTCTATGTCTACCTCAAGAAGCCCGAACGGGTATGAAGCATCTCATTGGTAGGCAAGCGAACCTTATAGATACTATGGTACTGGACGGATTAACAGATGCTTGGAACTGGAGGATAATGGGAGAGGAGGCTGACGCAACTGCTAAGAAGTACGGTGCAAAGAGAGAGGAACTAGATGAGATAGCTTTCAATAGTCACATGAGGGCGGCTAAAGCTACGGACGATGGAATATTTAAGAACGAAATAGTACCGGTTGAGGTGAAAACCCGGAAGGGGGTAGTCGTAGTAGATAAGGACGAGGGAATAAGGAGGGATACTAGCATTGAGAAGCTCAGCAAGCTACCTCCCGCTTTCACTCCCGATGGCGTTCACACAGCGGGCAATAGCTCTCAGTTAAGCGATGGTGCGGCCGCCTTAATCTTAGCTCCAGAGAAGGTCGTGAACGAATATGGCCTCAAGCCGTTAGCGAGGATACTAGGTTACGATATAGTAGGCCTGAAGCCGGAGGACTTCGTTGAAGCACCAGTACCCGGTATAAGGCGCATTTCCGAGAAGCTCGGTGTAAAGCCGGACGACTGGGACCTCTACGAAGTTAATGAAGCGTTTGCTATAAGCTTGTGGCTTCCGCATCACTTGCTAGGAATACCGTACGAGAGAATGAACGTTCACGGTGGCGCAATTGCCTTAGGCCACCCGTTAGGCGCTTCGGGAGCCAGGATAATAGTGACCTTGATTAATGCTCTCAAAACACATGGACAGAATAGAGGCGTTGCCACCCTCTGTCACGGAACTGGTGGTGGAACTACGATAGCTCTGGAACTAGTCTAA